The Limnospira fusiformis SAG 85.79 genomic interval TTGGGTTTCATATAGCTTGTTTAACTGAAAGGTAACCGGGGAGATTGTTCTCGTCTTTGGATTGAGCTGGTGCGTCAGTCTTCATCGCATACATTTTCCTTGACCTTTTAGACGCATATAGCGGTTCCCGGGCTGATGAGGTACTTTTCAAAGCCCCTCTCCCCCTGAGCTAAGTCGAAGGGCTGGGAGAGGGGTTTGGGGTGAGGGTCTGTACCTTATGGACATGAGAAAAGCTATATAGCGGTTCCCGGACTGATGAGGTACTTTTCAAAGCCCCTCTCCCCCTGAGCTAAGCCTGTCCTGAGCGAAGCCGAAGGGTCGAAGGGCTGGGAGAGGGGTTTGGGGTGAGGGTCTGTACCTTATGGACATGAGAAAAGCTATACCACACTCTTTATAAGTCTACCTGGATGCAGTTTATACAAAAATCCCCTCTTTTTTGACATTATAAATAAAAGGAGAATCCTGAGTTTTGAACCTTTCTGAAGTAATAAACTGCCACGATATCACCACATCATAATCTAAGCAAATTTGGGTGATAAACTCCGTTGTTTTATCAATTTCCTGAAAAGGATGTTCCAAAACCTTCAAAATAATCAAAAAGTCAATATCCGAATACTCTTGGGCATCTCCTCGCGCTTGAGACCCATATAAAATAATCGCTTCTATCTGGTCTTGATAATAATTCATCAGACCTTCTTTAACTCG includes:
- a CDS encoding nucleotidyltransferase domain-containing protein; amino-acid sequence: MQNPHLPLVIQRVKEGLMNYYQDQIEAIILYGSQARGDAQEYSDIDFLIILKVLEHPFQEIDKTTEFITQICLDYDVVISWQFITSERFKTQDSPFIYNVKKEGIFV